The genomic window TCCTTCTCACCTGGCCGAACAAAGTTCTCCGGCAAAGAGGCAGTGCCATGTAAGCATACGTGAATACTTTTCGTGAAATGCATGGCTAACACATCACTCTCATCGCAGGAAGTTTCACAAACCCATCCCAAAAATGTAAACGCCACCTTACAAGACCATTCCTACATATCACGAACTACACCTCGCACCAAGCTAAAGGTCATCCACCGCCACCTGGGAAGGGCAAGAAAGAGACTATATGCAGTAAAGCAAGCAATCAGGcgacgcgaaaaaaaaatccgaaacCTGAAGAACATGATCAGTGACCTGAGGAGCAAAAACCTCATCTCAGACGAGGCAGAACAGCAGCTAGAATCTTTAGGTGAACTACCTGATGAACTGCTCAAGGtatggaaaaaaaaacaaaaacgaaggcCAACAGGCCGAAGGTACAGCGAGAGCTTCCGAAAATTTGCCACGACAATGCACTACTATTCTCTGAGAGCGTACAGGTATCTTGCGGAGCAATTCCCAATGCCTACTGAAGAGACTATACGAAGTTGGCTAAACGTTGTTGAGGCCTGACCCGGATTCACAGCAGAATCTTTAACCCACCTGCAGCAAAAATTCAAAGATGCCCCAGATGAAGACAAGCTATGCAGCCTGATCATGGACGGAATGAGCATCAGGAAAAGGTGTGACTTGGACCTAAAGAGTGGAAAGCTGATTGGCTATGTAAATTTTGGACACTCCCTATCACAAGAAGATTATGACGATGCACAACTGGGGGGGACAGATTCTCTTGTTCTGATGGCAGTTGGCGTCACAGTACCGTGGAAGCTGCCCATTGCCTACTTCCTGAACAATGGGTGCTCAGGCGACCTACTCAAATCAATTATTATCGATGGAATCCATAGCATTGAAGAGTGTGACCTACGTGTCACCTCCATCGTTTGTGATGGTCTTGCGTGGGGAAACGTCAGCATGGGGAAACTTCTTGGCTGTCAGATACATGTCCATCGGTCAGAAGAATTTCGCACCTGGTTCCCACATCCTCTGAGACAAGGTGAAAAAATTTTTCTCGTGTTTGATGCCGCACATGGTCTGAAGCTGTTGAGAAACCTCTGGGGAGATAAAGGCACCTTCTGCAGTAGTCACTATGGTGAAAGTGTTTTGCGAAAAGTATATCCACACTTTGGTGCTCACTCTTCTTTCTGTTACAGGAAATCCGATGGAGCTACATCACAGAGCTACATAAGCTACAGGGCACTGAAGGCTTCAGAGCAGCAAATAAACTGACCCGAGCACACATCGATTATCAAAAGCACATAATGAAAGTGCGGCTGGCTGCGCAGACGTTCAGTGCTTCGGTGAGCACTGCCTTGAAGTTCTCAAGAATGCTCGGACTGCCGGCCTTTCGAGGGAGCGAAGCAACAGAAAAGTTCCTTGAAGACATAAACGAGTAAATACCCAAATTTTAGAATACACAAAAGTAGAAGATAATACCACATAGTATGTTTATATTTCTAATTTCAGTGACTTGTTCTCACTGCTCTCCAGGGCCTTTGACCTTCTTAACTCCTACTGGCAAAATGGCTCCGGGTCGAAAGCTCCTCTTCAGCCATCAACGTTCCAGCAACAAAAGGCTAGCATGCTTGCCACATCCTCGAAGTTAATGACACTGCAACCCCCCTCTGGAAGACTCGCAACTCAGGACGGCCGAAGAATGTCTGTCATCAGTCTTGCTTTCACTCTCAGAAGTGTAGCGGAACTGTTTGAGTAACTCTTCAATCATAACCTGTGCAAGTAAGATAGGCTTTTATTCATGTGCACTTGTCTCCTTCGTGAACATGACTGTCTGCCAGCTAAGCTGCATGTTATTTGCAATTCTGTCAATATGCCTCCACTCAGAGGTTCCAGGCCACGTTGTGTTAATCAAATTTAAgatgggtgattccatctctaCTTAGGCAAGGTGTTCCGGGCGACTCCTCCGATATGTTTTTTTAACAAGATATGTTGCAACGTAACATCTACCTACCAGAATGCAGCAATTATTTTTAGACCATTAGGTTTTCGGGTTTCATTTTTTTCCAGATTTAGGGGGTAAAAAATCGGGACTTGATGacaaaaattcatgcaaatttgggcagaaaaattaccatcaggcTGAATTCGGGGAGAATTCAGGCTTTATTGTAGAATAAATGTTCATTGTACCGTTTATTGTGTGTATTAGAAGTAGGGGTCAATtgtgtattttgtgaaaaattagtatgTCACTGCCTTGAGCTGCCTAGCTTGGGTTTAGGCGGGTAAAATGCTTCATACTTTTGAACTGGACGAGAGCTGTTGAATTGTTTTGAAATAGTTGATGCAGCTCGAAATTTAATTGGGGCTGGAAGGCAGGTTATCACGAAGCATGGGGACTTATTAGGTGCTGACAACACCCAGATCCTGAGAACGAATCTGTCCGACGCTCGGCTTTTGATGCGCACCACCTTTTGTTCCACTCGGAGAGGACCTTCCGCGTTGTGCACGTAGAAATTATACATACAGGACCACGTAACTGCAAATTACGAGAAAATTGAGCTTGACAAACAGTGCTTTTTGGAAATATGCCTCTCGTCGGCGCCTCTGTGGAAAATAGAAGCTAGGTATACCGACACTATTTTTGCACTAAATGGTTGAGATTTTTCTCTACATGCTGACACTCAATATGTCTCGGTGGGATGCACAGGAGACACGTAGTAGTTCAAGTCAGAAAACTACCAAATTTGGTTTTCGGAACCAACTTTGCCGATTTTCAATTGAACAATTAAATAACACTGACCTGTTTTGTTTATGTTGACTAAAGGCCCCTATGCCTAATATTCCATACAGTAAATTGTAGCACTTTCCGACTACCCGCTGCCGAAATGGACCGCCAGAGATACCTGTCACAGGGCCATTTTCTCTCTCGAAAACAACAATTACTAGAGCCAAGATAAGTACTGTTCTATTGTGGGCAGATGTCACGGTACAACatacattttttcttttacgaaaTCTGAGGGGTCACCCGGAACACCTTGCccgagttgagatggaatcacccagaTGTCTGTTGAACACGGCAGTAAACGAAAGTTGCGTATGAGTGGCCCATATTTCACTCCTTTCTGTCTTTAGAAAGGTTAAGCTGTTCCCAGGTCATATATAtaaacctcgatataacgaagaAGCATACGCGCGCAATTTACTTCGTTATTTCAAAAAATTCGTTAAATGGAGTATACCAGAAAGTAGAGCTAATGAAATTATCACGCTGACGATATCATTAGAATGCGAACCGCTCTGCACCGTCAACCCTACATTGTCGAAAAATACACGTGACATGATCGATTTACTTCACTTTGAAAATTTTATTTCGTAAAATAATCTCATCTTCGTCTGGTACTGCTGTTGCATAGCTGGTATCACTACCCGCTCATAAGACCAAATGGCCTCCACAGCCCGCTCTATATTCTGCTGCGCCAGTGCGTAGCGCCGCAAAACATCAATGGCGTCCAACACTTGTGTGCCCGATGGAACATCGCACATTTCATCTTGTTGCGCTTCGTCACCGTCCTCCATGTCACTGCCGCCGCCATCTCTAACAGAACGCACGATTTCCGCGTCGTCCAGCTCTTCCGTGGCTACGACACTGGCATCACTGTTCACGTAGTCATCCAGCGTCGTCCCGTCCGGGACAACGTCGGAAAATTCACTTAGGGACTGCCACGTTGGAACAAGTTCCGGTGAAATGCTTTCAGCGTTCTGGCTGTCGTCAAGGGATGCCAATGCATGGTCGAGAACGAAGCCTGCTTTTCGAAAGCAGTTTCTGATTATGCTGGCGCTTGTAGCTACCCACGAGGCAGCTAGCATTTCAACAGCTTGGTACACGTCCACTTTCGTATTCCTGTTCAACCTGATATCCAACAGCATTTTGGACAAAACGCGATTGCGGTACGCACACTTTACGCTGTTGATTACGCCTTGGTCAAGTGGCTGGATGACCGAGGTGCAGTTTGCCGGAAAGTACTGCAGTTTTATGTTACTCAGAACAAGGTCTTCAACGTGATGAGCCGTGCAGTTGTCCAAGAACAGGCAAATTTTCCTCTGCCTGCGCCGCATGTCCTCGTCGAAGTCCCGTAGCCACCGCGCGAAGATGTCTCGTGTCATCCATGCTTTCTTATTGGAGACATACTCAACTGGGAGACGTTTAGCGTTGCTAAAGCTGCGAGGCTTCTTGCTGTAGCCTATCACAAGTGGCGCACGCTTGTCACTTCCAtccatatttgtgcacatgagaACAGTAATTCTTAGTTTGCTCTGCTTCCCTCCATGACAAGCTTCACCCTTCAGAGCAAGCGTCCTCTTCGGTAACATTTGGAAAAAGAGTCCACTCTCATCGGCGTTATAAATGTCGGCAGGATCAAAACTGCTTAGCACGTGGGGAAGGCACTCCTCATTCCAAGATGCAGCGCTGGCCACATCTGCAGACGCAGACTCTCCGCTGGTGACTTTGCCAACAATTTGGTGTCTGGCCTTGAAGTTCTGGAGCCATCCGTTACTGGCCTTGAAATCGTCGCACCCTAACATGCACCCAAAATCTTTGGCTTTCTGGATAAGCATGGCGCCACTCACTGGGACGTTCCTAGCCCTTACGTCCAAGAACCAGGCGAAGGCGGCCTTCTCTATTTCTTCGTAGGATGGTCTCTTCACTTTCTTCCGTTGCGAGCTCGAACCACGCTCCACACTTGACATgatcttctccttttctttcaaaATCGTGGACAGTGAACTCTGCGCGATCCCGAAACGCAAAGCAACGTCCTTCTTTTTCTCACCTCTAGAAACCGCAGCGATGATAGCGGCCTTGTCTTCCAAACATAGCACCTTCCGCTTCCTCGGATTCTGGCTTTCGTTCATCCTCAGTCTCTGCTGTACGTACAAGACACGTGGTCGAGTGGGAAGAGTCTCAGAGCAGTCACGTCAAAGTACGATGAGAGAATGATGGAGCTGAGGAAGGAGGAAGGCACAggaaaggaagagagagagaggggggcgagaGAGAGATTCTGAGAGAGGGTCGAGGGAACACGTTTCCTCTCGTAGCGTGGAATTTTCCGCATTTTCCGTGCTTTCGGCGTCGGTCGCTGAAAGAACTTCTCGCCGAAGCTGGCGTTCACGGACGCGCGGGCTTCGCTATGTCGAGGTCTTATATCTAGTGGGAATTCGCTATACCGAGGTAAAAAATACATGGTTTTCAATGGAGAAGAAGAAAGGGACAGGAAAAAACTTTGTTATGTCGAGGAATTCGCTAAATCGAggttcgttatatcgaggtttaactgtatatatatatggttCAGGAACgttctttatttttttgcagCCGCATTTGCACATACCACTTTAGTCAAGATCACTTGGAGATGTTCTTCGGCTGCATCCGCCAGAGGGGAGGATGGGACAATAACCCATCGGCGCTGCAGTTCCGTTATGCCTACAGATCACTCCTAGTGCATTCTGATGTGACGAGTTCAGCATCAGGGAATGTTTCTCCAGACCTGGTGGGAATACAGATGTTACATCACCAGGGCACAGAACGACGAGATCGGCACCACGAAGCAGAC from Ornithodoros turicata isolate Travis unplaced genomic scaffold, ASM3712646v1 Chromosome15, whole genome shotgun sequence includes these protein-coding regions:
- the LOC135372464 gene encoding tigger transposable element-derived protein 6-like, with the translated sequence MNESQNPRKRKVLCLEDKAAIIAAVSRGEKKKDVALRFGIAQSSLSTILKEKEKIMSSVERGSSSQRKKVKRPSYEEIEKAAFAWFLDVRARNVPVSGAMLIQKAKDFGCMLGCDDFKASNGWLQNFKARHQIVGKVTSGESASADVASAASWNEECLPHVLSSFDPADIYNADESGLFFQMLPKRTLALKGEACHGGKQSKLRITVLMCTNMDGSDKRAPLVIGYSKKPRSFSNAKRLPVEYVSNKKAWMTRDIFARWLRDFDEDMRRRQRKICLFLDNCTAHHVEDLVLSNIKLQYFPANCTSVIQPLDQGVINSVKCAYRNRVLSKMLLDIRLNRNTKVDVYQAVEMLAASWVATSASIIRNCFRKAGFVLDHALASLDDSQNAESISPELVPTWQSLSEFSDVVPDGTTLDDYVNSDASVVATEELDDAEIVRSVRDGGGSDMEDGDEAQQDEMCDVPSGTQVLDAIDVLRRYALAQQNIERAVEAIWSYERVVIPAMQQQYQTKMRLFYEIKFSK